One Candidatus Aramenus sp. CH1 DNA segment encodes these proteins:
- a CDS encoding NAD(P)/FAD-dependent oxidoreductase, with translation MKKKVVVIGGGIGGMGVATTLAGKGFDVTVVNKDHYYVTGPSRPLLLTGEQRLERMTRGYEEVGKQGIKVITGNVYKVDPANRKVYVAETYMGSTGELTYDYLVVAPGVVYDGSKINGYDKYWWKVTNVYDLGRLSVLKEKLWSLNSGNVVVYAPKAPYRCAPAPTETAMLIHTVLVNRGVRDKFNITFIDANDKTQPPFIADVVSKTLEQAKIQLVTNQEIAEIGENEVVTTSGERYKFDLLAMLEPNRAPSFISEAGLGENFADVRSPQDLRNPKYDDVLAVGDAAKLPFPKNQEIAFESSLFAANKIMEMEGLSEKVPVQYAFVGWAYLGNLEGKLETLSLQFSLDLTSSPPKPGKDPQLKKEYTTQKDNWEQAYLSRLFGYKV, from the coding sequence ATGAAAAAGAAGGTAGTTGTAATAGGTGGCGGAATAGGAGGAATGGGAGTAGCCACCACTTTAGCGGGTAAGGGCTTTGACGTAACTGTAGTTAACAAAGACCACTATTACGTAACGGGACCTAGCAGACCTCTCCTATTAACCGGAGAGCAAAGACTCGAAAGGATGACGAGAGGATATGAGGAGGTGGGCAAGCAGGGGATTAAGGTGATTACGGGCAACGTCTACAAGGTCGATCCAGCAAACAGGAAGGTCTACGTAGCAGAGACCTATATGGGATCAACAGGGGAACTTACATACGACTACTTGGTAGTAGCCCCGGGAGTCGTCTACGACGGTAGTAAGATCAACGGCTACGACAAGTACTGGTGGAAGGTCACTAACGTCTACGACTTAGGCAGGCTCAGCGTCCTAAAGGAAAAGTTGTGGAGCTTGAACAGCGGGAACGTGGTAGTTTACGCACCTAAGGCCCCCTATAGATGCGCTCCTGCTCCAACGGAGACTGCTATGCTGATTCACACAGTCCTAGTTAATAGGGGGGTAAGGGACAAGTTTAACATTACTTTCATTGACGCTAACGACAAGACTCAGCCCCCGTTCATAGCAGATGTCGTGTCCAAGACTCTTGAGCAAGCTAAGATTCAGCTGGTGACTAACCAAGAGATAGCGGAGATAGGTGAAAACGAGGTCGTAACGACGAGCGGTGAGAGGTATAAGTTCGACTTGCTGGCGATGTTAGAGCCGAACAGGGCTCCGTCATTTATATCTGAGGCTGGACTTGGCGAGAACTTCGCCGACGTGAGGTCACCGCAGGACTTGAGGAACCCCAAGTACGACGACGTCTTGGCGGTTGGAGACGCAGCAAAACTACCATTTCCCAAGAACCAAGAAATAGCGTTTGAGAGCTCGTTGTTCGCCGCCAACAAGATAATGGAGATGGAGGGACTCTCAGAGAAAGTCCCTGTGCAGTACGCATTTGTAGGTTGGGCCTACTTAGGAAACTTAGAGGGCAAGTTAGAGACGCTTAGCCTGCAGTTCAGCCTCGATTTGACCTCCTCGCCTCCAAAGCCAGGAAAAGACCCTCAGTTAAAGAAGGAGTACACTACGCAGAAGGACAACTGGGAACAAGCGTACTTGTCAAGGTTATTTGGATATAAAGTATAA
- a CDS encoding FAD-dependent oxidoreductase — MSNSHEGIYDVIIVGAGIAGLSAALYTSRQKLSTLVVSKDLGGQLNLTQLIENYPAINADTGIGLATKVESQAKKFGAKFIYGEEIRAISKESDYFILKGLKGEYKAKAVILAFGKSPRELNVPGENELKGKGVSYCAICDAAFFKDVPAAVVGEGEPGLEAIELLSRYAKPAYYVSRTPQLVGEPEVVDSVAKRKNVELYLGYTVKGIKGENKVGAIVIENLKTCETKELKVDGVIIEMGYELRTEFLKGFVKLNEKGEVIVDELGRTSVEGVFAAGDVTQTPYKQAIVASAEGVKAALSAYNYLRSLKGLPPVNVDWKAEKKKSVVTFRL, encoded by the coding sequence ATGAGCAATTCGCATGAAGGAATATACGACGTTATAATTGTAGGCGCCGGTATTGCAGGACTAAGCGCCGCCCTTTACACCTCTAGGCAGAAGCTCTCTACCCTAGTAGTCTCCAAGGATCTAGGGGGTCAGCTTAACCTTACACAGCTAATAGAGAACTACCCAGCCATAAATGCTGATACGGGCATAGGGTTGGCTACAAAAGTAGAAAGTCAAGCCAAGAAGTTTGGCGCCAAGTTTATCTACGGCGAAGAAATTAGGGCGATATCAAAGGAAAGCGACTACTTTATCCTTAAGGGATTAAAGGGCGAGTACAAGGCTAAGGCAGTGATCCTGGCCTTTGGTAAGTCGCCAAGGGAGCTTAACGTCCCCGGGGAAAACGAACTTAAAGGAAAAGGAGTTTCCTATTGCGCCATCTGCGACGCTGCCTTCTTTAAAGACGTGCCCGCCGCAGTGGTGGGAGAAGGAGAGCCAGGACTTGAGGCAATAGAGTTACTCTCAAGGTATGCTAAGCCAGCGTACTACGTTTCCAGAACGCCACAACTGGTTGGAGAACCGGAAGTGGTAGACAGTGTAGCCAAGAGGAAAAACGTCGAGCTGTACTTGGGCTACACAGTAAAGGGTATCAAAGGAGAGAACAAGGTCGGGGCCATAGTAATAGAAAACTTAAAGACATGCGAGACTAAGGAGTTGAAGGTTGACGGAGTTATAATAGAGATGGGATACGAGCTTAGGACAGAGTTCTTAAAGGGTTTCGTGAAGCTAAACGAAAAAGGGGAGGTAATAGTGGACGAACTAGGTAGAACGTCAGTTGAAGGGGTATTTGCTGCAGGTGACGTCACCCAGACTCCTTACAAACAGGCTATAGTGGCGTCTGCTGAAGGCGTAAAGGCTGCCCTAAGCGCTTATAACTACTTAAGGAGCTTGAAGGGACTACCACCGGTAAATGTGGACTGGAAGGCTGAGAAAAAGAAAAGTGTTGTGACGTTTAGGTTGTGA